In the Arachis ipaensis cultivar K30076 chromosome B10, Araip1.1, whole genome shotgun sequence genome, one interval contains:
- the LOC110268461 gene encoding uncharacterized protein LOC110268461, which produces MATAENVTAVAPDSFEADPFMHINGVEFVATSATPTQDPTSPQLQNVSIDELFRAIEDLRRDVKELGELKKSMEELTKTSGNIERSLKVMLFKLYHNEDKCKDHDEYNTNLE; this is translated from the exons ATGGCCACTGCAGAGAATGTCACTGCAGTTGCACCTGATTCG TTTGAAGCTGACCCTTTTATGCATATAAATGGTGTGGAATTTGTTGCAACGAGTGCAACCCCTACACAAGACCCGACATCGCCGCAACTGCAGAATGTTTCTATAGATGAGTTATTTCGTGCAATTGAA GACTTGAGGAGAGATGTGAAGGAGCTAGGAGAGCTAAAGAAGTCTATGGAAGAACTAACCAAGACTTCTGGCAACATAGAGAGATCACTCAAGGTGATGTTGTTTAAGCTGTACCATAATGAAGATAAGTGCAAAGACCATGATGAGTACAACACAAACCTTGAGTAA
- the LOC110268462 gene encoding protein FAR1-RELATED SEQUENCE 5-like: MRRYKEVEADYVSISGLPILKTALEPLERCTSNFYTREIFFIFRPMLVRAARMKVVQDVAFDSFVLYTISKYGSLNSSWEVSVDNERMKFNCSCLRMDSFGIPCEHIVCVLVFLNILELPKSLVLTRWSKNAKTSTFDSSGVTWESIILSQYGCLMDWCRQLSYVASRRQERFYLVQDTVMSLIEDFKIEDEQEKQVGAEADDSYGIFPKNPQNCRSKCRPGEKVKRKPQ; encoded by the exons ATGCGAAG ATATAAGGAGGTTGAAGCTGACTATGTTTCCATATCTGGTCTTCCGATACTTAAAACAGCATTAGAACCTCTGGAAAGGTGTACATCAAATTTTTATACACGAgagatattttttatatttcgACCAATGCTTGTTAGGGCTGCAAGAATGAAGGTTGTGCAAGATGTGGCATTTGATTCATTTGTACTTTATACAATATCTAAATATGGAAGTCTAAATAGTTCATGGGAGGTGTCTGTAGATAACGAAAGGATGAAATTTAATTGTTCATGCTTAAGGATGGATTCTTTTGGAATTCCGTGTGAGCATATAGTTTGTGTGCTAGTGTTTCTTAACATCCTTGAGCTGCCAAAGTCTCTTGTGTTGACAAGATGGTCGAAGAATGCCAAGACAAGCACTTTCGATTCAAGTGGCGTTACTTGGGAGTCTATAATATTGAGTCAATATGGATGCTTGATGGATTGGTGTCGGCAGTTGTCCTATGTCGCTAGTCGAAGGCAAGAGAGATTCTACCTTGTTCAAGATACTGTTATGAGCCTAATCGAAGATTTTAAGATTGAAGATGAACAAGAAAAGCAAGTTGGTGCTGAAGCTGATGATTCATATGGTATTTTTCCTAAGAATCCACAAAATTGTAGGTCTAAGTGTCGTCCTGGTGAGAAGGTAAAACGAAAACCACAATGA
- the LOC107620900 gene encoding protein FAR1-RELATED SEQUENCE 5-like, protein MEERVFFDEMIEESDDTEEEFQGMYQDEIEQEAVNSEDLGEQEFQAMFDGNDFSHGVDELYRIEDIENIAMVDFLNIGAHEMECFHFPNLQIAFDFYNHYAKSVGFGARKSKTWKNSKGEYVKQLFVCSCEGFRPEKYYNMENRKREPKSETRCGCLARFVVHFVAYTGRWHVALFVESHNHDCLDPRLLFWCDGRSKLDYEVFGDVLAFDATYKKNKYLCLVVVFSGVNHHNQTVVFGSALVTDESKEVYVWLLQQLLATMKGKSPVSMIKDGAPSMRFAIETVFPNAYHRLCAWHLIRNATSNVRNPKFTSMFKKCMLGDYEISVFEQKWFGMVEEFGVAEKNWIIDMYEKRHIWATTHI, encoded by the coding sequence ATGGAAGAAAGAGTATTCTTTGATGAGATGATAGAAGAGTCAGATGATACAGAGGAGGAATTTCAAGGAATGTATCAAGATGAAATTGAGCAGGAAGCTGTGAATTCTGAGGATTTAGGGGAGCAAGAATTTCAAGCAATGTTTGATGGGAACGATTTTTCACATGGGGTGGATGAATTATATCGAATAGAAGATATTGAAAATATTGCCATGGTTGATTTTCTGAACATAGGTGCTCATGAGATGGAATGTTTTCATTTTCCTAATCTTCAGATTGCATTTGATTTCTATAACCATTATGCGAAATCTGTTGGTTTTGGTGCTAGAAAAAGTAAGACTTGGAAAAATAGCAAAGGAGAATATGTGAAGCAATTGTTTGTGTGCTCTTGTGAGGGATTTAGACCAGAGAAATATTATAATATGGAAAACAGAAAAAGGGAGCCAAAATCTGAGACTCGTTGTGGTTGCCTGGCTAGGTTTGTAGTTCATTTTGTGGCTTACACTGGAAGATGGCATGTGGCTTTGTTTGTTGAATCGCACAATCATGATTGCCTTGATCCTAGGTTACTATTTTGGTGTGATGGAAGAAGCAAATTAGATTATGAAGTATTTGGAGATGTGCTTGCCTTTGATGCGACATACAAAAAGAACAAGTACTTATGTCTAGTAGTAGTATTTTCCGGTGTGAATCATCACAACCAAACAGTGGTATTTGGAAGTGCTCTAGTTACCGATGAGAGTAAGGAGGTCTACGTGTGGTTATTACAGCAATTATTGGCAACCATGAAGGGAAAATCACCTGTATCTATGATTAAAGATGGTGCTCCATCAATGAGGTTTGCAATTGAGACGGTATTCCCAAATGCCTATCATAGATTATGTGCTTGGCACCTCATTCGGAACGCCACAAGTAATGTTAGAAACCCAAAATTTACATCTATGTTTAAGAAGTGCATGCTAGGAGATTATGAGATTAGTGTGTTTGAGCAGAAGTGGTTTGGAATGGTTGAGGAGTTTGGTGTAGCTGAAAAGAATTGGATTATTGACATGTACGAGAAAAGGCATATATGGGCCACTACACATATTTGA
- the LOC110268241 gene encoding aspartic proteinase Asp1-like, giving the protein MSPSQLLLNKELAWKPLKEAHDDHTLPQCWHGRRPFRSIHKVRKYFKPMALSFAGGGRSKAQFEIPPEAHLIISNMGNVCLGILNGSEDLNLIGGEVIGKEV; this is encoded by the exons ATGTCGCCGTCGCAGCTTCTT TTAAATAAGGAGTTAGCTTGGAAGCCTTTAAAAGAAGCACATGATGATCACACTCTCCCTCAATGTTGGCATGGTAGAAGACCTTTCAGAAGCATACATAAAGTTAGAAAATACTTCAAGCCTATGGCACTTTCTTTTGCTGGCGGCGGCCGAAGTAAAGCTCAGTTTGAAATCCCTCCTGAGGCACACCTCATAATATCA AACATGGGAAATGTTTGCTTGGGAATCTTAAATGGATCTGAAGATCTAAACCTAATTGGAG GTGAGGTAATTGGTAAGGAGGTTTGA